In the genome of Planctomycetia bacterium, one region contains:
- a CDS encoding ankyrin repeat domain-containing protein, whose translation MRQQIADGRTDLVFDYLAQGNSASCRGDDGVSLIQWCAYHGDVSAIRFLVSRGASLQELGSNLDLNGAVFHGHKELCEFVIEHGADVNHPMPDTGETPLHSALCKTEHTVYNPVLKVLLANGANPNVATKEGVETDSFMRDCRTKGETPLHRAAAFGDADAIQMLLDAGAEKEVRDAFGDTPLSWASWYLRPRPILRMLCYGRFSVKV comes from the coding sequence ATGCGTCAGCAGATTGCCGATGGGCGTACTGATCTGGTGTTCGATTACCTTGCCCAGGGCAACTCCGCGAGTTGCCGAGGCGACGATGGCGTTTCGCTTATTCAGTGGTGTGCTTACCACGGTGATGTAAGTGCCATCCGGTTTCTGGTTTCGCGTGGTGCCTCGCTACAGGAATTGGGATCGAATCTCGATCTCAATGGTGCAGTCTTTCACGGGCATAAGGAGTTGTGCGAGTTTGTGATTGAGCACGGTGCCGATGTCAATCACCCGATGCCAGACACGGGCGAGACGCCGCTGCATTCAGCACTCTGCAAGACCGAGCACACGGTCTACAATCCCGTTCTCAAGGTGTTGCTGGCGAACGGTGCGAATCCAAATGTGGCCACGAAAGAAGGCGTTGAGACTGATTCATTCATGCGTGATTGCCGTACGAAAGGGGAAACGCCATTGCACCGTGCCGCCGCCTTCGGCGACGCGGATGCTATCCAAATGTTGCTGGATGCAGGAGCTGAAAAGGAAGTTCGCGATGCCTTTGGCGACACACCCCTCTCATGGGCAAGCTGGTACTTGCGTCCCCGCCCCATACTGCGAATGCTCTGTTATGGTAGATTTTCAGTAAAGGTGTGA